DNA from Pelagibacterium nitratireducens:
GGCTGGAAGACGGGGGCGGAGACCAAGAGATAGCGCGGCCGCGAAACCCGGGCCATGGCGGCGGCCATGCGGGCAAAGAGTTTGGTCACGCGCATCAGGGCCTTGGCCGGGAGCTTGCGGCGCCGGATCCAGCCGGGAAGCGTCAGCGGCGCGCCAATCAGCATGGCGATGGAAAAGCCGATGATGGCAAAGGCGATGGTGCCGCCATATCCGGGCGGGCCGGGCACCATGTTGAGGACGGAAAAAACCAGGATCACAACGATATGGGAATGAACGCCGAGCGCGGCGATCAGGCTGGCGACCGTGAACCGCGGATCGGGCTTTTGCTGGGAGGCGTGGAGCGCTTCGAGCAGGCCACCGATCTGAACCTCCACGGGTGTGGGTTCGGCTTCGGTGGATGTCATGGGCTGGCCTTGCGAAACGAAAAAGTGGCAGGTGGGGCGATCATGCCGTCATGGGAGGATGCGATCAACCGGCAAAGGGTGCATTGGCTGTCCCTTGCCGGAGGCGATTGCTTTAAGGTGAGCCATTCACTATGGTCCGCGCGGCCCCGTAACAGGGGGTACGCCCAAGCCAGTCTATGTGAAGCGCCATGAGTGACAGACCCGTTCCGCAACCGGGGATATTGACCATTGCCCCCTATGTGCCGGGCCGCTCGAGCGCGCCGGGCAAAATGGCCGGCGACACGATCAAGCTCTCGGCCAATGAGTCCCCGCTGGGGGCGAGCCCCAAGGCCATCGCGGCGGTGAAGGCGGCGGCCGAAAAACTCGAGATTTACCCCGAGGGATCCTCACGCGAACTCCGCGCCGCGCTGGGGGAAGTGCATGGCCTCGATCCCGAGCGGATCGTGGTGGGCGCGGGATCGGACGAAGTGCTGCACCTGCTGGCCCAGACCTATATCGGGGATGGGGACGAGGCGGTGATGAGCCAATATGGCTTCATGGTCTATCCCATCATCACCCGTGCTGCGGGCGGGACGCCCGTGGTGGCGCCGGAAACCGATTATTGCGCCGATGTGGATGCGATCCTTGCGGCGGTGACGCGTAAGACGAAAATCGTCTTTCTGGCCAATCCCAACAATCCCACGGGCACGTATCTGGATGCCGAAGCTCTCGATCGCCTCCATGCCGGGCTGCCGGCGAACGTCTTGCTGGTGATCGATTCGGCCTATGCCGAATATGTGACAGCCCCCGATTACGGGGTGGGGATTTCGCTGGTCGAGCGCAGCGAGAACGTCGTGATGGTGCGCACCTTTTCCAAGATGGGGCTGGCGGCGGCGCGGGTGGGCTGGCTTTACGGTCCGGCCCATCTTGTCGATGCGGTCAACCGGATCCGCGGTCCGTTCAACGTCTCGGTGCTGGGGCAGGTGGCGGCGGAAGCGGCGACGCGGGACGTGGCGTTCACCAGAGCGCTGCGCGAGCACAATGACAAGTGGCGGGTGTGGCTGAGCGCCGAAATCGGGTCGAACCGGCTGCGGGTTCTGCCCAGCCAGGGCAATTTCATTCTTGTGCTGTTTGACGATGCGGACATGGCCAAGGCGGCCAATGGTGCGCTGCTCGAGCGCGGACTGGTGGTGCGGGAAATGGGCGGGTACGGGATTGCCAACGGTCTGCGCATTTCGATCGGCAGCGAAGGGGCGATGAGAGCGGTGGCTGCTACACTCAAAGACTTCATGGAATCAAAATGATCGAGAAACTCGCCCTTATCGGTATCGGGCTGATCGGGTCGTCGATAGCGCTGGGCGCGCGGCGGGCCGGGCTGGCCAAAACGATTGCCATTTCGACGCGGCGGGCCGAAACGCTCGATGAAGCGCGGGCCCTGGGGCTGGGCGATATCTATACGATCGATGCCGCCGAGGCGGTGAAAGATGCCGACCTTGTGATTCTGTGCTCTCCCGTGGGGAGCTACGAGGCGATTGCTGCCAGAATCGCGCCCCATCTCAAGGCCGGCGCGATCCTGTCCGATGTGGGTTCGGTCAAGGGCCATGTTGTCGATGTCGTGGGGCCGCATGTGCCGGCGGGCGTTCATTTCGTGCCCGGCCATCCCCTGGCGGGGACCGAGCATTCGGGGCCATCGGCGGGGTTTGCCGATCTGTTTGAAAACCGCTGGTGCGTTCTGACCCCGCCCGAGGGGACCGATCCCAAGGCTGTGGAGCTGCTGAAGGCGTTCTGGAAGGGGCTGGGGTCCGATGTCGAGGCGATGAGCCCGGCCCACCACGACATGGTGCTGGCGATCACCAGTCATGTGCCCCATCTGGTGGCCTACAATATCGTGGGGACCGTCGACGATCTCGAACAGGACACCAAATCGGAAGTCATCAAGTTTTCCGCGTCCGGGTTTCGCGATTTTACCCGCATCGCGGCGTCCGATCCGGTGATGTGGCGCGACGTGTTTCTGACCAATCGCGACGCGGTGCTCGAAATGCTGGGGCGGTTTTTAGAAGACCTTTCGGTGCTTCAGCGCGCGGTGCGGGTCGGGGATGGCGAGGCGCTGGAAACGCTCTTTACCCGCACGCGGGCGGTGCGCCGCTCGATCATTGCCGCCGGACAGGAAACCGAAGCGCCCGATTTCGGCCGTCCGCATGGGGACCCGAAGCCTTCCGAGCCGGCTTCAGAATAGCGGCGGCAGGCTGGCGACAGGGATGATGCCGACAACGACGGTGCCGTCATTGATGCGCAGGGTCTGGCGCGAGACGCCGTCTTCGCCCGGGCTGCCGAGAACGATCTGGGCCACGGACGGGTCACCGACAAGAGCGGCGATGCGATCGGCAACGCCCTGGGAGGCGATGTCGAGATTGCCGTTGACCAGCCCGGCATCGGTGAGGTTGGCGGCCCCTTGGGCGATCAGCGAAAGCCCGTCGGCGCTTGCCTCAATGCCGCGCAGGACCAGTTCGCCTCCCAGCGCCTGCCAGAAGCCGAGCACCTGCGGGTCGCCCCAGAGCGCGGGATCGGGCAGGCCGGACAGGCGGGCATCGATGACGAGGCTGCCATTGGCGATATCGTTGTCTTGGCTCGTGACATCCTCGAGCGTGGCGTAGGCGTCGAACACGGTGCCGGTTCCCGGCGGGGCATCGGCGGGCGTGGCGTCGAGCAGGTGGAATTCGCCATGGGTGGCGGTACCGATGATTGTTTCCCCGATCAGCATGTCGGCATAGACCAGATCGTCGGCCAGGGCCGAGAAGCGCTCGATCATGGCGTTATCGAGCCGCAGGCTGGCGTGCATGTTCGACCAGCGCACCTCCTGGGTGGCGCCGGTGAACGCATCGGTGATCTTTGCGGGTCCGGTGGCGAAGAGCTGAATGTGGGTGGGGGTGTAAAACAGCGCCGTGCCGGTGATGGCGGCCAGTTCGATGGTCATATCCCCGGAGATGATCTGCGCATCTGTGCAGCGGGGCGAAAACGAAAAGGGTGCGCCGCCCACATCGAGCCGGTCGCAGACCAGGCGCGGCTGGGTGATGCCATCGGCCTGGGCCAGATACAAAATTTCCCCACGGACCTGCCCGGCGATATAGAACCAGCCACCCATCCACAGAACCGAGACGGCGACGACGGCGACGATCATTATGACAAAGCGCTTCATAGGCGCTTCATATAGGGTTCGCGCGTGGCCGTCATGAGGCAATTGCGCCCTGGCTGCCGATGAGTGGGTCGCGGCCATCTTGCGCGCCGGGAATGCGCGTGCCAAACCTTGACCCATGTCCATGCCTTCTCAACCATCCTCGCACTGGGTCTTCGGTTACGGATCGCTGATCTGGCGGCCCGGTTTCGTGTTCGAGCGCGCCGAGCGGGCACTGTTGCGCGGCGTGCATCGGCGGCTGTGCATCTATTCGCACCTGCATCGGGGGACAGCGGAGCGGCCGGGACTTGTGTTCGGGCTCGAGCGCGGCGGGGCGTGCGTGGGGATGGCGTTCAAGATCGCCGAGAGCGACTGGGACGAGGTGCGCGACTATCTGCGGGCGCGCGAACAGGTGACCATGGTGTATGTGGAAACCCATCGTCCCGCCAAGCTGGCCAATGGCGAGATCGTGGAAACCCTCACTTTCGTTGCCGATCCTCATCATCCC
Protein-coding regions in this window:
- a CDS encoding exopolysaccharide biosynthesis protein, with protein sequence MTSTEAEPTPVEVQIGGLLEALHASQQKPDPRFTVASLIAALGVHSHIVVILVFSVLNMVPGPPGYGGTIAFAIIGFSIAMLIGAPLTLPGWIRRRKLPAKALMRVTKLFARMAAAMARVSRPRYLLVSAPVFQPVLALFIIAVSLPMMLPIPFINAIPNAGICVLCLGWINRDAVVIIAGIVLALVGLTIAGAAIWGVWHLANAAVGAVQ
- the hisC gene encoding histidinol-phosphate transaminase, producing the protein MSDRPVPQPGILTIAPYVPGRSSAPGKMAGDTIKLSANESPLGASPKAIAAVKAAAEKLEIYPEGSSRELRAALGEVHGLDPERIVVGAGSDEVLHLLAQTYIGDGDEAVMSQYGFMVYPIITRAAGGTPVVAPETDYCADVDAILAAVTRKTKIVFLANPNNPTGTYLDAEALDRLHAGLPANVLLVIDSAYAEYVTAPDYGVGISLVERSENVVMVRTFSKMGLAAARVGWLYGPAHLVDAVNRIRGPFNVSVLGQVAAEAATRDVAFTRALREHNDKWRVWLSAEIGSNRLRVLPSQGNFILVLFDDADMAKAANGALLERGLVVREMGGYGIANGLRISIGSEGAMRAVAATLKDFMESK
- a CDS encoding prephenate/arogenate dehydrogenase family protein, yielding MIEKLALIGIGLIGSSIALGARRAGLAKTIAISTRRAETLDEARALGLGDIYTIDAAEAVKDADLVILCSPVGSYEAIAARIAPHLKAGAILSDVGSVKGHVVDVVGPHVPAGVHFVPGHPLAGTEHSGPSAGFADLFENRWCVLTPPEGTDPKAVELLKAFWKGLGSDVEAMSPAHHDMVLAITSHVPHLVAYNIVGTVDDLEQDTKSEVIKFSASGFRDFTRIAASDPVMWRDVFLTNRDAVLEMLGRFLEDLSVLQRAVRVGDGEALETLFTRTRAVRRSIIAAGQETEAPDFGRPHGDPKPSEPASE
- a CDS encoding DUF2125 domain-containing protein, with amino-acid sequence MKRFVIMIVAVVAVSVLWMGGWFYIAGQVRGEILYLAQADGITQPRLVCDRLDVGGAPFSFSPRCTDAQIISGDMTIELAAITGTALFYTPTHIQLFATGPAKITDAFTGATQEVRWSNMHASLRLDNAMIERFSALADDLVYADMLIGETIIGTATHGEFHLLDATPADAPPGTGTVFDAYATLEDVTSQDNDIANGSLVIDARLSGLPDPALWGDPQVLGFWQALGGELVLRGIEASADGLSLIAQGAANLTDAGLVNGNLDIASQGVADRIAALVGDPSVAQIVLGSPGEDGVSRQTLRINDGTVVVGIIPVASLPPLF
- a CDS encoding gamma-glutamylcyclotransferase; the encoded protein is MPSQPSSHWVFGYGSLIWRPGFVFERAERALLRGVHRRLCIYSHLHRGTAERPGLVFGLERGGACVGMAFKIAESDWDEVRDYLRAREQVTMVYVETHRPAKLANGEIVETLTFVADPHHPQYAGRLSLEEQFALVDGAVGEAGSNIEYVINTARHLKEMGIADRQVQALAAMIASKHAPAENQSAAG